In Mercurialis annua linkage group LG6, ddMerAnnu1.2, whole genome shotgun sequence, the following are encoded in one genomic region:
- the LOC126686035 gene encoding brassinosteroid-responsive RING protein 1 — MGFPVGYTEVFLPKLFVHTLSFLGFIRNLILSLFTFLGLSDFLDTDVSWPDNHTRIHTRPPVSATLIREILPVIKFEDLPACSDDGELPESCAVCLYDFEGGAEIRWLKNCKHIFHRACLDRWMDQDRNTCPLCRTSFIPDEMQEEFNQRLLAVAEAASDPDDGEFFYSEYSSVPVL, encoded by the coding sequence ATGGGTTTCCCAGTCGGGTACACCGAAGTCTTCTTACCCAAATTGTTCGTTCACACACTTTCCTTTCTAGGGTTTATCAGGAATTTAATTCTCTCCCTTTTTACCTTTCTGGGCCTCTCAGATTTTCTAGATACGGACGTTTCTTGGCCCGATAACCACACCCGAATCCACACTCGCCCGCCCGTTTCCGCTACCCTAATCCGCGAAATCTTACCCGTTATCAAGTTCGAGGATTTACCCGCCTGCTCCGACGACGGAGAATTGCCGGAGAGCTGTGCTGTATGTTTGTACGATTTTGAAGGTGGAGCTGAGATCAGGTGGTTGAAGAATTGTAAGCACATTTTTCATAGAGCGTGTTTGGACCGTTGGATGGATCAGGATAGGAACACGTGTCCGCTTTGTAGGACGTCTTTTATTCCTGATGAAATGCAGGAGGAGTTTAATCAACGGTTATTGGCTGTTGCAGAAGCTGCCAGTGACCCTGATGATGGTGAGTTTTTTTACAGCGAGTACAGTTCAGTGCCTGTTTTGTAA